A genomic stretch from Pseudomonas alkylphenolica includes:
- a CDS encoding amino acid ABC transporter permease: MNYNWDWGVFFKSTGVGSETYLDWYITGLGWTIAIAVAAWIIALLLGSVLGVMRTVPNRVVSGIATCYVELFRNVPLLVQLFIWYFLVPDLLPEGLQEWFKQDLNPTTSALISVVICLGLFTAARVCEQVRTGIQALPRGQEAAARAMGFSLPQIYWNVLLPQAYRIIIPPLTSEFLNVFKNSSVASLIGLMELLAQTKQTAEFSANLFEAFTLATLIYFTLNMGLMLLMRMVEKKVAVPGLISVGGK, encoded by the coding sequence ATGAATTACAACTGGGACTGGGGCGTATTCTTCAAGTCCACTGGCGTGGGCAGCGAAACCTATCTGGACTGGTACATCACCGGTCTGGGCTGGACCATCGCCATTGCCGTCGCCGCCTGGATCATCGCGTTGCTGCTGGGCTCCGTGCTCGGCGTCATGCGTACTGTCCCGAACCGCGTGGTATCGGGTATCGCCACGTGCTACGTGGAACTGTTTCGTAACGTACCGCTGCTGGTGCAGCTGTTCATCTGGTACTTCCTGGTGCCCGACCTGCTGCCTGAGGGCCTGCAGGAATGGTTCAAACAGGACCTGAATCCAACCACCTCGGCACTGATCAGTGTGGTCATCTGCCTGGGTCTGTTCACCGCTGCGCGTGTCTGCGAACAAGTGCGCACCGGCATCCAGGCGCTGCCGCGCGGCCAGGAAGCCGCCGCTCGCGCCATGGGCTTCAGCCTGCCGCAGATCTACTGGAACGTGCTGCTGCCGCAAGCCTACCGGATCATCATTCCGCCCCTGACCTCAGAGTTTTTGAACGTGTTCAAGAACTCCTCGGTGGCCTCGCTGATCGGCCTGATGGAACTACTGGCGCAAACCAAGCAGACCGCCGAATTTTCGGCCAACCTGTTTGAAGCCTTCACCCTGGCAACGCTGATCTACTTCACCCTGAACATGGGCCTGATGCTGTTGATGCGCATGGTCGAGAAGAAAGTCGCAGTACCCGGCCTGATTTCCGTGGGGGGCAAATAA
- a CDS encoding glutamate/aspartate ABC transporter substrate-binding protein, giving the protein MRIVPHLLGAAITAALISMPVTAAELTGTLKKINDSGTITLGHRDASIPFSYIADASGKPVGYSHDIQLAIVESLKKDLNKPDLNVKYNLVTSQTRIPLVQNGTVDVECGSTTNNVERQQQVAFSVGIFEVGTRLLTKAQDGKPENAKYKDFPDLAGKNVVTTAGTTSERILKSMNADKQMKMNVISAKDHGESFQMLESGRAVAFMMDDALLAGEMAKAKDPKGWAIVGTPQSYEIYGCMVRKDDPAFKAAVDKAIVDLYKSGQINKIYDKWFNQPVPPKGLNLNFPMSDELKALIANPTDKAADEKKS; this is encoded by the coding sequence ATGCGTATCGTTCCCCACCTGTTGGGCGCAGCCATCACGGCCGCTTTGATCAGCATGCCAGTCACCGCCGCAGAGCTGACCGGCACTCTGAAGAAAATCAACGACTCGGGCACCATTACTCTGGGGCACCGCGACGCTTCTATCCCGTTCTCCTACATCGCCGACGCTTCGGGTAAACCCGTCGGTTATTCCCATGACATCCAGCTGGCCATCGTCGAGTCCCTGAAAAAGGACCTGAACAAGCCAGACCTGAACGTCAAATACAACCTGGTCACCTCCCAGACCCGTATTCCGCTGGTACAGAACGGCACCGTTGACGTCGAATGCGGTTCGACCACCAACAACGTCGAGCGCCAGCAGCAAGTGGCCTTCTCGGTCGGTATCTTTGAAGTCGGCACCCGTCTGCTGACCAAAGCACAAGACGGCAAGCCTGAAAACGCCAAGTACAAGGACTTCCCTGACCTGGCAGGCAAGAACGTGGTAACCACCGCCGGTACCACCTCCGAGCGCATCCTCAAGTCGATGAACGCCGACAAGCAGATGAAGATGAACGTCATCTCGGCCAAGGACCACGGCGAATCCTTCCAGATGCTCGAGTCCGGTCGCGCCGTGGCCTTCATGATGGACGACGCGCTGCTCGCCGGTGAAATGGCCAAGGCCAAGGATCCGAAAGGCTGGGCAATCGTCGGCACGCCGCAGTCCTATGAAATCTACGGCTGCATGGTCCGTAAAGATGACCCAGCGTTCAAGGCTGCAGTCGACAAGGCCATCGTCGACCTCTACAAGTCGGGCCAGATCAACAAGATCTACGACAAGTGGTTCAATCAGCCAGTCCCGCCTAAGGGCCTGAACCTGAACTTCCCGATGAGCGACGAGCTCAAGGCGCTGATCGCCAATCCTACCGACAAAGCTGCAGACGAAAAGAAGTCCTGA
- a CDS encoding NEL-type E3 ubiquitin ligase domain-containing protein yields MTSNLIPADSIDALIAKRLPAWLSSATSDQLHALHRALGKQQVSEQQLHQLLGSIPALDDFAAPLLDAALRSSHRLSTNVRTSRVRVTQEVFLPPVVISAPAPKYTRISSRRLLAAALHNYTDEETRPRAFTQVTLLDASGTPLPIAFEDFARLCRQLDVGGKYQAVLREHLVPADLPGSVPGQARRRIEDMLEEAQRAQLEVTVRLAALKGHIGPRSYLQMLPVIAPKPVVPADSAVLVYRQLFVLGVRINGVVVVEVREPTSDAALQGLIVWIPDDPQQPLQEHASWRAFYQVLGLRLRAPDYAAFFTRFISERDRVAFSTTLNGLLASSDGKLPLELDGRDFAIEGPLFAYLRRLRIEKILDDARVMAVPTGDEDAESRRKRLEGYENLGLTLLNLAGLLVPGVGEVMLGVAVLQVANEVYEGYQDWQLGDRQAALAHMFGVAENVVLGATVAAGASAVGKLLERVAFVDGLSPLYTDAGHLKLSTGEMATYRVKNVGLKVGQHTQRKGQQHLRLHEGTYQVQGSELSGTLRIRHPQHSDVSGPLLEHNGAGGWRHVLELPQEWAGATHLLQRLGSSLADMTDDEAQTVLESTGFDESRLRRLHLENAPAPARLQDAMERYRLHQQFPEVRGEAFETLVASRQMLEQASVAVLRRDFAGLSIRGATEIVEQIDSHQVEQMLSTRRVPLALAERARWYIRDSRLDRACAGLRQPQAATADTEKLALGLIDHLAPWPDSVRIEVRVDHPAGALQAQIGSEKAEQVMCVVRGDKGYGIHDASGRLLPMAAETDGLAEALLLSLDEGQKVALGGPLLGKKSLSDALVKQASSDRELVSRLIGQAPIGGGVRPPLRFGDGRLGYPLSGRGTGSRVAIRRAIRQVFPTLDDYQLHHYLLALEQREVALWEHTHQLHSQLARLRVVLRQWREEHGSALDLLRRQRVSDKLRRCWRRKGETLEDGGYSLEIEGERVGRLPSLPEDVDFGHVTRLKLRNMNLSALDADFLPRFPRLVSLDLRDNQLSTLPAGIEQLSALRWLRLSNNQIVMSNAANLRLRALTNLQQLDLGHNPLGVAPDVSALVHLRDLSLRATGLSEFPARVQQLPWRGLTDMRDNQLRQLNQELHGLRLRVERVSLHDNPLDTASEQFLGEASTSSSASNSGVSHNLSFRHQLVQEAERERWLVGSTGALRVQRDARWLALKEEPGSEGFFRFLRDFAQSSDFQRHPLYYRMRMWQVMDACYENSEVREQLFLLAGGRRTCEDRLLLIVSQMQVRVIIHQQTAGLSLAQSEVPLMQVGRSLFRLDQVDSIAAQRIRELRASGWLSGGGEVDDIEVYLTYRLRLARTLGLPGQPSSMHYEAYSGVTAADLNNARVAVLLAETNDSLAEALAGRDFWQEHLRGTYLNRFTALVDAYQVPLADYWVQVEAGEISEQAYLEQSRALMHELNVAERELFLELTREAYVRWPIQ; encoded by the coding sequence ATGACCTCAAATCTGATCCCTGCAGATTCCATTGATGCCCTGATCGCCAAGCGCCTGCCTGCCTGGCTGAGCAGCGCCACGAGCGATCAGTTGCATGCCCTTCATCGTGCCTTGGGCAAGCAGCAAGTCAGTGAGCAACAACTGCACCAGCTGCTTGGCTCTATTCCGGCGCTGGACGACTTTGCCGCGCCATTGCTGGACGCGGCCCTGCGCAGTAGCCATCGGTTGAGCACCAATGTGCGCACCAGCCGAGTGCGGGTGACACAAGAGGTGTTCCTGCCTCCGGTTGTCATCAGTGCACCTGCGCCAAAATACACCCGTATATCGTCGCGGCGGCTGTTGGCTGCGGCATTGCACAATTATACGGATGAGGAAACCCGGCCCCGGGCGTTCACTCAAGTGACGCTGCTCGACGCTTCAGGAACGCCTTTACCCATTGCGTTCGAAGATTTTGCCCGGCTGTGCCGGCAACTGGATGTAGGCGGCAAATACCAGGCAGTCTTGCGTGAGCATCTGGTGCCGGCGGACTTGCCCGGTAGCGTGCCCGGTCAGGCTCGGCGACGCATCGAGGACATGTTGGAAGAAGCGCAACGGGCGCAGTTGGAAGTCACGGTGCGACTGGCTGCGCTAAAAGGACATATCGGCCCCCGCAGCTACCTGCAGATGCTGCCGGTCATCGCTCCCAAACCTGTCGTTCCGGCCGATTCCGCAGTATTGGTGTATCGCCAGTTGTTTGTATTGGGCGTGCGCATCAACGGCGTTGTGGTGGTGGAGGTTCGCGAACCGACCAGTGATGCAGCTCTGCAAGGCCTCATCGTGTGGATCCCGGACGATCCGCAGCAACCGCTGCAGGAGCATGCATCATGGCGGGCCTTCTACCAAGTGTTGGGCTTACGTCTTCGCGCCCCGGACTATGCGGCTTTTTTCACCCGCTTCATCAGCGAGCGGGATCGCGTTGCCTTTTCCACCACGTTGAACGGGTTGCTTGCTTCCAGCGACGGCAAATTGCCGCTTGAGCTCGATGGGCGTGATTTCGCCATCGAAGGCCCCTTGTTTGCCTATCTGCGTCGATTGCGAATAGAAAAAATCCTCGACGACGCTCGAGTAATGGCCGTGCCAACCGGGGATGAAGACGCCGAGTCGCGACGCAAAAGGCTGGAGGGGTACGAAAACCTTGGTCTGACTTTATTGAATCTGGCGGGGTTGCTGGTCCCGGGGGTGGGAGAGGTGATGCTCGGAGTCGCGGTCCTGCAGGTCGCCAATGAAGTCTATGAGGGCTATCAGGATTGGCAGCTGGGGGATCGCCAGGCGGCATTGGCGCATATGTTCGGTGTTGCTGAAAATGTGGTGCTCGGCGCTACGGTAGCGGCGGGCGCCTCTGCCGTGGGCAAACTGCTGGAGCGGGTGGCCTTCGTCGACGGCCTTTCGCCGCTTTACACCGATGCCGGTCACTTGAAACTCAGTACGGGCGAGATGGCGACCTATCGGGTCAAGAATGTCGGATTGAAAGTCGGCCAGCACACGCAGCGCAAAGGTCAACAGCATTTACGCCTGCATGAAGGGACGTACCAGGTACAGGGCAGTGAGCTCAGCGGGACACTACGAATTCGCCATCCACAGCACAGCGATGTGTCGGGTCCCTTGCTTGAGCATAACGGTGCGGGTGGCTGGCGCCATGTGCTGGAACTGCCACAGGAATGGGCTGGTGCCACCCATCTGTTGCAACGGCTGGGCTCAAGCCTGGCTGATATGACGGACGATGAGGCCCAGACCGTGCTGGAAAGCACCGGCTTCGACGAGTCACGGTTGCGCCGTCTGCATCTGGAGAATGCACCTGCGCCGGCGCGGTTGCAGGACGCTATGGAGCGTTACCGGTTGCATCAGCAATTTCCTGAGGTGCGGGGTGAGGCATTTGAAACGCTGGTGGCATCCCGGCAGATGCTGGAGCAGGCCTCAGTCGCCGTGCTACGGCGTGACTTTGCGGGCCTGTCGATACGCGGCGCAACGGAAATCGTCGAGCAGATCGATAGTCATCAGGTCGAGCAGATGCTCAGTACCAGACGGGTTCCGTTGGCCCTGGCCGAAAGAGCGCGCTGGTACATACGCGACAGTCGTCTTGACCGCGCCTGTGCTGGTTTGCGTCAACCCCAGGCAGCCACTGCCGACACGGAAAAGCTGGCGTTGGGGCTTATCGACCACCTGGCACCCTGGCCCGACTCGGTGAGGATCGAAGTACGTGTTGACCATCCCGCTGGCGCATTGCAGGCGCAAATAGGTTCGGAAAAGGCTGAACAGGTCATGTGCGTTGTCAGGGGCGACAAGGGCTACGGCATCCATGACGCATCAGGACGGCTGCTGCCTATGGCCGCGGAGACAGACGGCCTGGCAGAAGCCCTGTTGCTGAGCTTGGACGAAGGGCAGAAGGTGGCGCTCGGCGGCCCGCTGCTTGGCAAAAAAAGCTTGAGCGATGCACTGGTGAAGCAGGCCAGTAGCGATCGCGAACTGGTCTCGCGACTGATCGGCCAGGCGCCGATCGGAGGAGGTGTGCGACCGCCGCTGCGTTTTGGCGACGGACGTCTTGGCTATCCGCTCAGCGGTCGTGGTACAGGCAGCCGTGTGGCGATCAGGCGTGCCATCCGCCAGGTGTTCCCGACGCTGGACGATTACCAGTTGCACCATTATCTGTTGGCGCTGGAGCAACGCGAGGTCGCTCTTTGGGAGCACACTCATCAGTTGCACAGTCAGCTGGCGCGTTTGCGCGTAGTGCTTCGGCAGTGGCGCGAAGAGCACGGTAGTGCTCTGGATTTACTCAGGCGCCAGCGGGTATCCGATAAATTGCGTCGTTGCTGGCGGCGCAAGGGGGAGACGCTTGAGGATGGCGGTTACTCACTGGAAATCGAAGGCGAACGTGTCGGTCGGCTACCCTCGCTCCCGGAGGATGTGGACTTCGGGCATGTGACCCGTCTTAAGCTGCGCAATATGAATCTTTCGGCGCTTGATGCCGACTTCCTGCCGCGTTTTCCAAGGCTGGTTTCACTTGATCTACGTGACAACCAGCTTTCGACCCTTCCAGCAGGCATCGAGCAACTCAGTGCATTGAGGTGGTTGCGTCTGAGCAACAACCAGATCGTCATGAGTAACGCAGCAAATCTGCGTCTGCGGGCATTGACCAACCTGCAGCAGCTTGACCTTGGGCACAATCCACTGGGTGTGGCACCCGATGTAAGTGCGCTGGTGCACCTGCGGGATTTGAGCCTGCGCGCCACCGGTCTGAGCGAGTTTCCGGCAAGGGTCCAGCAGTTGCCCTGGCGAGGGCTTACCGACATGCGCGACAACCAGCTGCGTCAGTTGAATCAGGAACTCCATGGTTTGCGGTTGCGGGTAGAGCGTGTGTCTTTGCACGACAATCCGCTGGATACAGCCAGTGAGCAGTTTCTCGGCGAGGCGTCGACTTCATCCAGCGCATCGAACTCTGGCGTTAGTCATAACCTCTCGTTCCGTCATCAACTGGTGCAGGAAGCCGAGCGGGAGCGTTGGTTGGTCGGCTCTACCGGCGCGCTGCGCGTCCAGCGAGATGCCCGGTGGCTTGCCCTGAAAGAGGAGCCAGGGTCGGAGGGTTTCTTCCGTTTTCTTCGCGACTTTGCGCAATCCTCTGATTTTCAGCGGCACCCGCTCTACTACAGGATGCGCATGTGGCAGGTCATGGATGCTTGTTACGAGAACAGTGAGGTGCGTGAACAGCTGTTCCTCCTGGCTGGTGGCAGGCGTACCTGCGAAGACCGATTGCTGTTGATCGTCAGTCAGATGCAGGTCCGGGTGATTATCCATCAACAGACCGCAGGCTTGTCCCTGGCGCAGAGTGAAGTGCCATTGATGCAGGTGGGGCGCTCGCTGTTCCGCCTTGATCAGGTCGACTCGATTGCCGCCCAACGGATTCGGGAGCTGCGTGCCAGCGGATGGCTGAGCGGTGGTGGTGAAGTCGACGACATTGAGGTCTACCTCACCTATCGGCTCAGACTGGCTCGTACGCTTGGATTGCCAGGGCAGCCGAGCAGCATGCATTACGAGGCTTACAGTGGCGTGACGGCTGCAGATCTGAATAACGCGAGGGTGGCCGTGTTGCTGGCCGAGACCAACGATAGCCTGGCAGAGGCCTTGGCCGGTCGTGATTTTTGGCAGGAACACCTGCGCGGCACTTACCTCAATCGTTTTACGGCGCTGGTTGATGCATACCAGGTGCCTTTAGCGGATTACTGGGTGCAAGTCGAGGCTGGGGAAATCAGCGAGCAGGCCTACCTGGAGCAAAGCAGGGCCTTGATGCATGAACTCAACGTAGCTGAGCGGGAGCTGTTTCTGGAGTTGACCCGGGAAGCCTATGTGCGCTGGCCGATCCAGTAG
- a CDS encoding sensor histidine kinase: MKCDPTLFRPAKPALAVKPRLIRQLLMPPLIILLMIGLGVAGFMISEHNGIRTLSESGERQLELHARGVESEISKYTYLPSLLELENSVSSLLTEPDGEHRQTVNEYLEGLNRRSRSRAIFVLDTTGRVQATSNWRDVDSFLGEDLSFRAYFQHAVRGQPGRFYGIGSTTGEPGYYLAHGLEEHGKIIGVAVIKVRLENMEERWQRARLEAFVSDENGIIILSSDPARRLKSVRPLTPEIKERLARSLQYYWWPLNELQPLSREKLADGVEKLSFPANAELGDGRREVAYLAQTRRLSDTPWHFTLLTPLQDLRRESIIQGVLVAVAFALLTIVLIAWNERRKVIATRLAAREALEEANSQLERKITERTADLRASNDRLKGQIRERRQAEQTLRHAQDELVQAGKLAAIGQMSTSIAHELNQPLAALRTLSGNTVRFLERGALETASTNLRTMNDLIDRMGRITASLRSFARRGDDSGQASLAKAVDASLQVLSNRIAGCHLKLNNQFDDQQLAIDQTRLEQILVNLIGNALDAMAAQPLPELWLEGERQGDKYRLRVRDNGHGIDDEARKHLFEPFFTTKPGEHGLGLGLTLSASLAAAAKGSLSVEHPASGGTAFVLALPLVNAPTESESL; the protein is encoded by the coding sequence ATGAAATGCGATCCCACGCTCTTTCGCCCAGCCAAGCCTGCCCTTGCCGTGAAACCCCGTTTGATCCGCCAACTGCTGATGCCACCCTTGATCATCCTGCTGATGATCGGCCTGGGTGTGGCCGGCTTCATGATCAGCGAGCACAACGGCATCCGCACCTTGAGCGAATCCGGCGAGCGCCAGCTTGAGCTGCACGCGCGTGGCGTCGAGAGCGAAATCAGCAAGTACACCTACCTGCCCAGCCTGCTGGAACTGGAAAACAGTGTCTCCAGCCTGCTGACCGAACCCGATGGCGAACATCGCCAGACGGTCAACGAGTACCTTGAAGGCCTGAACCGGCGCAGCCGCAGCCGGGCGATCTTTGTCCTCGATACCACTGGCCGGGTCCAGGCCACCAGCAACTGGCGCGATGTCGACAGTTTCCTCGGTGAAGACCTGTCGTTCCGTGCCTATTTCCAGCACGCCGTACGCGGCCAGCCGGGTCGCTTCTATGGTATCGGCAGCACCACCGGCGAGCCGGGCTACTATCTGGCCCATGGCCTGGAAGAACACGGCAAGATCATTGGCGTGGCGGTGATCAAGGTGCGCCTGGAAAACATGGAAGAACGCTGGCAACGGGCACGCCTGGAAGCCTTCGTCAGCGACGAGAATGGCATCATCATCCTCTCCAGCGATCCGGCGCGGCGGCTCAAGTCGGTGCGCCCGCTGACCCCGGAAATCAAGGAACGCCTGGCCCGCAGCCTGCAGTACTACTGGTGGCCGCTCAACGAGCTGCAGCCCTTGTCGCGGGAAAAACTCGCAGACGGCGTCGAAAAACTCAGTTTCCCGGCCAATGCCGAACTGGGCGACGGTCGCCGCGAAGTCGCCTACCTGGCCCAGACCCGGCGCCTGAGTGATACGCCTTGGCATTTCACCCTGCTCACTCCCCTGCAGGACCTGCGTCGCGAATCAATCATCCAGGGCGTGCTGGTCGCCGTAGCCTTCGCCCTGCTGACCATTGTGCTGATCGCCTGGAACGAGCGGCGCAAGGTCATCGCCACGCGCCTGGCCGCCCGTGAGGCACTTGAAGAAGCCAACAGTCAGCTGGAGCGCAAGATCACCGAGCGCACCGCCGATTTGCGTGCCAGCAATGATCGCCTCAAGGGTCAGATCCGTGAGCGCCGGCAAGCCGAGCAGACCCTGCGCCACGCCCAGGACGAACTGGTTCAGGCCGGAAAACTTGCGGCCATCGGCCAGATGTCCACCAGCATCGCCCATGAACTGAACCAACCGCTGGCGGCGTTGCGTACGCTGTCGGGTAACACCGTGCGCTTTCTCGAGCGCGGTGCCCTGGAAACCGCCAGCACCAACCTGCGCACCATGAACGACCTGATCGACCGCATGGGCCGGATCACCGCGAGCTTGCGCTCCTTTGCCCGACGCGGTGACGACAGCGGCCAGGCCTCGCTGGCCAAAGCGGTGGATGCCAGCCTGCAAGTACTGAGCAACCGGATCGCCGGCTGCCACCTGAAACTCAACAACCAGTTCGACGACCAGCAACTGGCGATCGATCAGACCCGCCTGGAACAGATCCTGGTCAACCTGATCGGTAACGCCCTCGACGCCATGGCCGCGCAACCGTTGCCCGAGCTGTGGCTCGAAGGCGAGCGGCAAGGCGACAAGTATCGCCTGCGGGTGCGCGACAATGGCCATGGCATCGATGATGAAGCCCGCAAGCACCTGTTCGAACCGTTCTTCACCACCAAGCCGGGAGAGCATGGCCTGGGCCTGGGCCTGACCCTGTCCGCCAGCCTCGCCGCCGCTGCCAAGGGCAGCCTGAGTGTCGAACACCCTGCCAGTGGCGGCACGGCGTTCGTCCTCGCCCTGCCCCTGGTCAATGCCCCTACAGAATCCGAGTCCCTATGA
- a CDS encoding amino acid ABC transporter permease: MMDFSGIIPALPGLWNGMVMTLQLMVMGVVGGIVLGTILALMRLSSNKLLANIAGIYVNYFRSIPLLLVITWFYLAVPFVLRWITGEDTPIGAFTSCVVAFMMFEAAYFCEIVRAGVQSISKGQMGAAQALGMTYGQTMRLIILPQAFRKMTPLLLQQSIILFQDTSLVYTVGLVDFLNSARASGDIIGRSNEFLVFAGAVYFVVSFSASWLVKRLQKRITV; this comes from the coding sequence ATAATGGACTTCAGTGGAATCATTCCCGCCCTGCCGGGCCTGTGGAACGGCATGGTCATGACCTTGCAACTGATGGTCATGGGGGTTGTCGGCGGTATCGTGCTGGGCACCATCCTGGCCTTGATGCGGCTGTCGTCGAACAAGTTGCTGGCAAACATCGCCGGTATTTACGTCAACTACTTCCGCTCCATCCCGCTGCTGCTGGTAATCACCTGGTTCTACCTGGCGGTACCCTTCGTGCTGCGCTGGATCACTGGCGAAGATACTCCGATCGGGGCCTTCACCTCCTGCGTCGTGGCCTTCATGATGTTCGAGGCGGCCTACTTCTGCGAAATCGTCCGGGCTGGCGTGCAGTCGATCTCCAAGGGCCAGATGGGTGCTGCCCAGGCGCTGGGCATGACCTACGGTCAGACCATGCGCCTGATCATTCTGCCCCAGGCGTTTCGCAAGATGACCCCGCTGCTGCTGCAGCAGAGCATCATCCTGTTCCAGGACACCTCGCTGGTGTACACCGTCGGCCTGGTCGACTTCCTCAACTCGGCACGTGCCAGTGGCGACATCATCGGACGCTCCAACGAGTTCCTGGTGTTCGCTGGTGCTGTGTACTTCGTCGTCAGCTTCTCCGCTTCGTGGCTGGTCAAGCGTCTGCAGAAAAGGATAACCGTATGA
- a CDS encoding amino acid ABC transporter ATP-binding protein: protein MISIKNVNKWYGDFQVLTDCNTEVKKGEVVVVCGPSGSGKSTLIKCVNALEPFQKGDIVVDGTSIADPKTNLPKLRSRVGMVFQHFELFPHLTITENLTIAQRKVLGRSEAEATKKGLALLDRVGLSAHAKKHPGQLSGGQQQRVAIARALSMDPIVMLFDEPTSALDPEMVNEVLDVMVELAHEGMTMMCVTHEMGFARKVANRVIFMDQGKIIEDCQKEAFFGDPSARHERTQHFLSKILQH from the coding sequence ATGATTTCCATCAAGAACGTCAACAAGTGGTACGGCGACTTCCAGGTTCTGACCGACTGCAACACCGAGGTCAAGAAAGGCGAAGTGGTTGTCGTCTGCGGCCCGTCCGGGTCGGGCAAGTCGACCCTGATCAAATGCGTCAACGCCCTGGAGCCTTTCCAGAAAGGTGACATCGTCGTTGATGGCACTTCGATCGCCGATCCGAAAACCAACCTGCCCAAGCTGCGTTCGCGGGTCGGCATGGTGTTCCAGCACTTCGAGCTGTTCCCGCACCTGACCATCACCGAGAACCTGACCATTGCCCAGCGCAAGGTACTCGGTCGCAGCGAAGCCGAAGCCACCAAGAAGGGCCTGGCCCTGCTCGACCGCGTAGGCCTCAGCGCTCACGCCAAGAAGCACCCGGGGCAGCTCTCCGGCGGCCAGCAGCAGCGTGTGGCCATCGCCCGCGCCCTGTCGATGGACCCGATCGTCATGCTGTTCGACGAACCGACCTCGGCACTCGACCCGGAGATGGTCAACGAAGTACTGGATGTAATGGTCGAACTGGCTCACGAAGGCATGACCATGATGTGCGTAACCCACGAGATGGGTTTTGCCCGCAAGGTCGCCAACCGGGTCATTTTCATGGACCAGGGCAAGATCATCGAGGACTGCCAGAAGGAAGCCTTCTTCGGCGACCCGAGCGCGCGCCATGAGCGCACCCAGCACTTCCTCAGCAAAATCCTGCAACACTGA
- the glpD gene encoding glycerol-3-phosphate dehydrogenase gives MFKFDVRKSLRKPPVPQSSLSSPALADIYDLAVIGGGINGVGIAADAAGRGLSVFLCEKDDLASHTSSASSKLIHGGLRYLEHYEFRLVREALAEREVLLAKAPHIVKPMRFVLPHRPHLRPAWMIRAGLFLYDHLGKRKQLGASRGLRFGPGNPLKPAITRGFEYADCAVDDARLVVLNAMAAREHGADIRTRTRCVSAQRVDGVWNVLLEHADGSQQSIKARALINAAGPWVAKFIQDDLKLDAPYGIRLIQGSHLIVPKLYDGEHAYILQNEDQRIVFAIPYLERFTLIGTTDREYTGDPAKVAITEGETDYLLKVVNEHFNHQLSRADILHTYAGVRPLCNDESDNPSAVTRDYTLALSSSTGEAPLLSVFGGKLTTYRKLAESAMAQLAPFFTQMRGSWTASAPLPGGEDMTTPQALTDAILARCGWLPAEIAKRWALTYGSRVWRLLEGVQGPADLGDAIGGGLFTREVDYLCNEEWAVSADDILWRRSKLGLFTTAAEQQALREYLQRLELNRARVQAA, from the coding sequence ATGTTCAAATTCGATGTTAGAAAGTCTTTGAGGAAGCCTCCCGTGCCGCAATCCAGCTTGTCATCGCCCGCCCTTGCCGATATCTATGACCTCGCCGTTATCGGCGGTGGCATCAACGGTGTGGGTATCGCCGCCGATGCGGCCGGTCGCGGCCTGTCTGTGTTCCTCTGCGAAAAAGACGACCTCGCCAGCCACACCTCGTCGGCTAGCAGCAAGCTGATTCACGGCGGCCTGCGCTACCTGGAACACTACGAATTCCGCCTGGTGCGCGAAGCCCTGGCCGAGCGTGAAGTCCTGCTGGCCAAAGCCCCGCACATCGTCAAACCGATGCGTTTCGTCCTCCCGCACCGCCCACACCTGCGTCCGGCCTGGATGATCCGTGCCGGCCTGTTCCTTTACGATCACCTGGGCAAGCGCAAGCAACTCGGTGCCTCACGCGGCCTGCGTTTCGGTCCGGGCAACCCGCTCAAACCGGCGATTACCCGCGGTTTCGAATACGCCGATTGCGCCGTGGACGACGCCCGCCTGGTGGTACTCAACGCCATGGCCGCCCGTGAGCACGGGGCAGACATTCGTACCCGTACGCGTTGTGTCAGCGCACAGCGTGTCGATGGCGTATGGAATGTACTGCTGGAACATGCTGACGGCAGCCAGCAGTCGATCAAGGCCCGCGCCCTGATCAATGCCGCCGGCCCTTGGGTAGCCAAATTCATCCAGGATGACCTCAAGCTCGACGCGCCATACGGCATTCGCCTGATCCAGGGCAGCCACCTGATCGTGCCGAAACTGTACGACGGCGAGCATGCCTATATCCTGCAGAACGAAGACCAGCGGATCGTGTTCGCCATTCCGTACCTGGAGCGCTTCACCCTGATCGGCACCACTGACCGCGAATACACCGGCGACCCGGCCAAAGTCGCAATCACTGAAGGCGAAACCGACTACCTGCTCAAAGTGGTCAACGAGCACTTCAATCATCAGCTCAGCCGCGCCGATATCCTGCACACCTACGCCGGTGTGCGCCCGCTGTGCAATGACGAATCCGACAACCCGTCGGCGGTGACCCGCGACTACACCCTGGCACTCTCCTCCAGCACCGGCGAAGCGCCGTTGCTGTCGGTGTTCGGCGGCAAGCTGACCACCTACCGCAAGCTGGCCGAATCGGCCATGGCCCAGCTCGCGCCGTTCTTCACCCAGATGCGCGGCAGCTGGACGGCCAGCGCACCACTGCCGGGTGGCGAAGACATGACCACTCCGCAAGCCTTGACCGACGCCATCCTCGCCCGTTGTGGCTGGCTGCCGGCAGAAATCGCCAAGCGCTGGGCCCTCACTTATGGCAGCCGCGTCTGGCGCCTGCTCGAAGGCGTACAAGGCCCGGCAGACCTGGGCGACGCCATTGGCGGCGGCTTGTTCACCCGTGAGGTGGACTATCTGTGCAACGAAGAGTGGGCTGTCAGCGCCGATGACATTCTCTGGCGCCGCAGCAAGCTGGGCTTGTTCACTACAGCTGCGGAGCAACAGGCACTGCGGGAATACCTCCAGCGCCTGGAATTGAATCGAGCGCGCGTGCAGGCGGCCTGA